From one Lotus japonicus ecotype B-129 chromosome 3, LjGifu_v1.2 genomic stretch:
- the LOC130748056 gene encoding DEAD-box ATP-dependent RNA helicase 47, mitochondrial-like: protein MPALISAKFFSLVGGSFPMRRVLANSRFAWFHSSVHCMSKLEPHHGSLTLSSIDVQSEVDPKNRTKLNKPYKALSSSSESLKNKGKPFGNNERKPVRVLDKQQIESAPFAAESFSELGLPNVLIDRLENEGFTVPTEVQSAAVPTILKDHDVIIQSYTGSGKTLAYLLPILSAIGPLRNKVPQGSGEGGDSGKKLGIQALIVAPSRELGMQIVREFEKILGMDNKKAVQQLVGGANRTRQEEALKKNKPAIVVGTPGRIAELSAAGKLHTHGCRFLVLDEVDELLSFNFRENMHRIIEHVGRRSGAGADPNSNAERAVRQLIMVSATVPFSVVRAARSWGCDPLLVRANKVVPLETVSPAEPIKLSISSPSSSANSSMQTQAAVESLPPALKHYYCVVRLQHKVDTLRRCIHALDAKYVIAFMNHTKQLKDVVFKLEARGMTATELHGDLGKLARSTTLKKFKNGEVRVLVTNELSARGLDVAECDLVVNLELPTDSIHYAHRAGRTGRLGRNGTVLTICEEPEVFVVKKLQKQLGIPIPCCDITEGKLVVTEEEKVLSPS from the coding sequence ATGCCAGCTTTGATATCAGCTAAGTTTTTTTCCCTTGTTGGAGGGTCATTCCCAATGAGAAGGGTTTTGGCCAATTCTAGGTTTGCTTGGTTTCACAGTAGTGTCCATTGTATGAGCAAGTTGGAACCCCATCAtggttctctcactctttctagCATTGATGTTCAAAGTGAAGTTGACCCCAAGAACAGAACCAAATTGAATAAGCCTTATAAGGCATTGAGTTCCTCCTCTGAGTCCCTCAAGAACAAAGGAAAGCCCTTTGGTAATAATGAGAGGAAACCAGTTAGGGTTTTAGATAAACAGCAAATAGAGTCTGCCCCTTTTGCTGCAGAGTCATTTTCGGAACTTGGCCTTCCGAATGTGTTGATTGACAGGCTGGAAAATGAGGGTTTCACCGTTCCAACAGAGGTTCAGTCTGCTGCAGTTCCTACCATTCTGAAGGACCATGATGTCATCATTCAGTCTTACACTGGTTCAGGGAAAACATTGGCTTATCTCCTTCCTATATTATCTGCTATCGGGCCACTAAGGAACAAAGTTCCTCAAGGCAGTGGTGAAGGTGGTGATTCTGGGAAGAAATTGGGAATTCAAGCACTGATTGTTGCTCCTTCTAGGGAGCTTGGAATGCAGATTGTGAGGGAATTTGAAAAGATACTAGGAATGGATAACAAGAAGGCGGTTCAGCAGCTAGTGGGAGGCGCGAATCGAACCCGGCAGGAAGAAGCTCTCAAGAAAAACAAACCTGCCATTGTTGTCGGGACTCCTGGTAGGATAGCTGAGCTCAGTGCAGCCGGGAAGCTTCACACCCATGGATGTCGTTTTTTAGTATTAGATGAAGTTGATGAACTCTTGTCCTTCAATTTCCGGGAAAACATGCACCGGATAATAGAGCATGTAGGGAGAAGATCAGGTGCAGGTGCAGACCCAAACTCGAATGCTGAAAGGGCTGTGCGCCAGTTAATTATGGTTTCTGCAACTGTGCCATTTTCTGTTGTAAGAGCAGCTAGGAGCTGGGGTTGTGACCCACTTCTTGTCCGAGCTAACAAAGTTGTCCCACTTGAAACCGTGTCTCCTGCTGAGCCTATCAAATTGTCAATATCTTCACCCAGCTCCAGTGCTAACTCATCCATGCAAACTCAGGCAGCAGTTGAGAGTCTACCTCCAGCGTTGAAGCACTATTACTGCGTTGTTAGGTTGCAGCACAAGGTTGATACATTGAGAAGGTGTATTCATGCGCTGGATGCCAAATATGTGATAGCTTTCATGAACCATACTAAGCAGCTAAAGGATGTTGTTTTCAAGCTGGAGGCCCGTGGAATGACAGCCACAGAGTTACATGGGGATCTTGGGAAGCTTGCGAGGTCAACAACTCTGAAGAAATTCAAGAATGGTGAGGTGAGAGTTCTGGTGACAAATGAATTATCTGCAAGGGGTCTGGATGTGGCAGAATGTGATCTTGTGGTTAATCTGGAATTACCTACGGATTCAATTCACTATGCTCACCGGGCTGGCCGAACTGGTCGGCTTGGTAGGAATGGAACAGTGCTAACTATATGCGAAGAGCCTGAAGTTTTTGTTGTGAAGAAATTGCAGAAGCAGCTTGGAATACCAATACCATGTTGTGATATTACAGAGGGAAAGCTGGTTGTCACTGAAGAAGAGAAAGTACTAAGTCCTTCTTGA